The Butyrivibrio fibrisolvens genome window below encodes:
- a CDS encoding NADH-quinone oxidoreductase subunit L — MWEIPFLICFPLIISVFMYCIRINKIRNAIAYVSAVIIMITVGLLVVQWGLSGFEPQEFYVHTRDVDKLIFTADLVLMCVATFLSFKYKRPWISLMSIIPTFAIIWLEFFGPKFDVDGIAHIRVDHLSILMCIIIGIIGSLIIIYAVGYMHGYQHYHTNIPDRRYYFFMILFIFLGAMFGFVLSQSLMWIEMFWETTSICSFLLIGYTQEEEAIFNSFRALWINLLGGCALTVGIIYFAIEEHTVSLKAMVELAQVHGDSYSKAAIIGVALIAFAALTKAAQLPFSKWLLGAMVAPTPSSALLHSATMVKAGIYVLFRLAPAMSGTLTGTMISFIGGFTFLSASIMAIAQSDGKKVLAMSTISNLGLMVACAGVGRPETIWAGCFLMIFHAISKSLLFQDIGATENSLHSRDVENMHGLLYRLPVLAVFMFIGICGMFLAPFGMLISKWAALKASVDERNIMLVFFICFGSATTSFYWTKWLGKLIAHTNKPVVRDITKKNEMISLTIHAILMIALCVLFPLLSSTYVDPLLVEMFGESKQVIGNNVLYILIILICFFFAVPILAYIHDKKLRANQKLSYMNGINTGKNDAFVGSMGADRELVLSNLYFKNVCGQRKLMIPSMAITAAVLIIMLSMIISRTLGGAIL; from the coding sequence ATGTGGGAAATACCATTTCTTATTTGCTTTCCGCTTATTATCTCTGTTTTCATGTATTGTATCAGAATTAATAAGATAAGAAATGCAATTGCCTATGTAAGTGCCGTTATCATAATGATCACGGTAGGACTTCTTGTTGTTCAATGGGGGCTTTCTGGATTTGAACCGCAGGAATTTTATGTACATACCAGGGATGTTGACAAGCTGATATTTACTGCTGATCTGGTTCTCATGTGCGTAGCTACTTTTCTTAGTTTTAAGTACAAGCGTCCATGGATCAGTCTTATGTCAATAATTCCGACATTTGCAATCATATGGCTTGAGTTCTTCGGGCCGAAGTTTGATGTAGATGGAATCGCGCATATTCGCGTAGATCATCTATCAATCCTTATGTGTATAATCATCGGAATCATAGGTTCACTAATCATAATCTATGCTGTTGGATATATGCATGGTTATCAGCATTATCACACGAATATCCCGGACAGAAGATACTATTTCTTTATGATACTGTTTATCTTCTTGGGAGCTATGTTTGGATTTGTTTTATCACAAAGCCTTATGTGGATCGAAATGTTCTGGGAGACAACAAGTATATGTTCCTTCCTTCTTATTGGATATACGCAGGAAGAGGAAGCGATATTTAATTCTTTTAGAGCATTGTGGATCAACCTGTTAGGTGGATGTGCACTTACTGTTGGAATTATATATTTTGCTATTGAGGAGCATACTGTATCTCTTAAGGCTATGGTAGAGCTTGCGCAGGTACACGGAGATTCATATTCCAAGGCAGCGATAATAGGTGTTGCTCTTATTGCGTTTGCAGCTCTTACTAAAGCTGCTCAGCTTCCATTTTCAAAATGGCTTTTGGGAGCCATGGTTGCACCTACACCTTCATCTGCACTTCTTCACTCAGCAACAATGGTTAAAGCCGGAATTTATGTTCTTTTCCGTCTTGCTCCTGCGATGTCAGGAACACTGACAGGAACTATGATCTCATTTATTGGTGGTTTTACATTCCTTTCAGCATCAATAATGGCAATTGCGCAAAGTGACGGTAAGAAGGTTCTTGCCATGTCTACAATTTCTAACCTTGGTCTTATGGTTGCCTGCGCTGGTGTAGGAAGACCTGAGACTATATGGGCAGGATGCTTTCTTATGATATTCCATGCTATATCAAAGTCACTTCTGTTCCAGGATATAGGTGCTACAGAGAACTCTCTTCATAGCCGTGATGTAGAGAATATGCATGGTCTTTTATACAGACTTCCTGTACTTGCAGTTTTCATGTTCATAGGAATATGTGGTATGTTCCTTGCACCGTTTGGTATGCTAATCTCCAAATGGGCTGCTCTTAAGGCATCTGTAGATGAAAGAAATATCATGCTGGTATTCTTTATCTGCTTTGGTTCTGCTACAACATCTTTTTACTGGACCAAGTGGCTTGGTAAGCTTATAGCACATACAAACAAGCCTGTAGTAAGAGATATCACCAAGAAAAATGAGATGATCTCACTTACAATACATGCAATTCTTATGATAGCCCTTTGCGTGTTATTCCCGCTTCTTTCATCAACATATGTGGATCCTCTTCTTGTTGAGATGTTCGGTGAATCCAAACAGGTTATAGGCAACAATGTTCTTTATATACTTATTATATTAATATGCTTTTTCTTTGCAGTTCCTATTCTGGCATATATTCATGATAAGAAGCTTCGTGCAAATCAAAAGCTTTCTTATATGAATGGTATCAATACAGGCAAAAATGATGCATTTGTTGGTTCTATGGGAGCAGACAGAGAACTTGTTCTTTCTAATCTTTATTTTAAGAATGTATGCGGACAGCGTAAGCTTATGATACCGAGTATGGCTATTACAGCGGCAGTGCTTATCATTATGCTTAGTATGATAATTTCCCGTACACTCGGAGGTGCAATCTTATGA
- a CDS encoding hydrogenase maturation nickel metallochaperone HypA — protein MELSYSGKNTIMHEMSYIMRLAKMAIDTATSNNAKSVESVSIQVGEMTGLIPEYLKRYYPKAVQGTILEGSMLQIEYLPVLVRCRNCSCEYHPDRSNEYLCPSCRGSGCDLLKGREFLIKNIVIND, from the coding sequence ATGGAGCTTTCATACTCCGGAAAGAATACTATCATGCATGAAATGAGTTATATAATGCGCCTTGCCAAAATGGCGATAGATACTGCTACTAGCAATAATGCTAAATCTGTAGAATCAGTCTCTATACAAGTCGGCGAAATGACAGGCCTTATTCCTGAATATCTAAAACGTTATTATCCTAAAGCTGTCCAGGGAACTATACTTGAAGGTTCTATGCTCCAAATAGAGTATCTTCCGGTACTCGTTAGATGCAGAAACTGCAGTTGTGAATATCATCCAGACAGAAGCAATGAATATCTGTGCCCTTCCTGCCGTGGTAGCGGATGTGATCTTCTAAAAGGCAGAGAATTTCTTATCAAAAATATTGTTATAAATGACTAA
- a CDS encoding carbon starvation protein A, with product MNAAVLLIVSIAILACGYVFYGGWLAKQWGVDPKRKTPAHEFEDGMDYVPAKTPVLMGHHFSSIAGAGPINGPIQAAVFGWVPVLLWVLIGGIFFGGVHDFGALFASLRNKGQSIGEIIDNSMGKKSKRLFLTFGYLTLLLVVAAFASIVASTFGTTTAAGAAVEGATLAANESTAMISFLFIALAIVFGFFVYRKNAPIGIASVFGVLGIVAIVAIGLKFHPIALSYNTWMIVIGAYILVASVTPVWILLQPRDYLSSFLLYFMIAAGVVAVIGAVITGNGNFSVPAFGDAALKGTGVFTTGTMFPALFVTIACGAISGFHSLVSSGTTAKQLDNEKDARPVAFGSMLIECVVAVISLCAIGFVWVSASDGTYASPTQVFAGGLSAMIGSFAGEGAQNVMYQMLILAVSVFCLTSLDTATRLARYMLQEFVLENGQSYKDAKGVGRIVGNPIVATAITVVLGVALGLTGYTKIWPLFGAANQLLAALGLIAVCTWLGQVGKNNKMFFVPMVFMLVVTIVSLVQTIIAKINAFSQTQDVWTIIQATIAVLLVVLSLVLAKTAFTTLMAQRKNKAKKDNAA from the coding sequence ATGAATGCAGCAGTATTATTAATTGTCAGCATAGCTATTCTTGCATGTGGATATGTATTCTACGGCGGATGGCTTGCTAAGCAGTGGGGCGTTGATCCTAAGAGGAAGACTCCTGCTCACGAATTTGAGGATGGTATGGATTATGTTCCTGCCAAAACCCCGGTTCTTATGGGACATCACTTTTCTTCTATAGCAGGAGCAGGTCCTATCAACGGACCTATTCAGGCCGCAGTATTTGGCTGGGTTCCTGTTCTTTTATGGGTACTCATCGGAGGTATTTTCTTTGGCGGAGTTCATGATTTCGGAGCTTTGTTTGCATCCCTTCGAAACAAGGGTCAGTCTATCGGCGAGATCATCGACAACTCTATGGGCAAGAAGTCCAAGAGGCTTTTCCTTACATTTGGATATCTTACACTTCTTTTAGTAGTAGCAGCATTTGCTTCTATCGTAGCAAGTACTTTTGGTACAACAACAGCAGCCGGAGCAGCTGTAGAAGGTGCAACTCTTGCAGCTAATGAATCTACTGCAATGATTTCATTCCTTTTCATCGCTCTTGCAATTGTATTTGGATTCTTCGTTTACAGAAAAAATGCACCAATCGGTATCGCATCAGTTTTTGGTGTACTTGGAATAGTAGCTATAGTTGCTATAGGTCTTAAGTTCCATCCTATCGCACTGTCCTACAACACATGGATGATCGTTATCGGAGCTTATATCCTTGTTGCTTCTGTAACACCTGTATGGATCCTTCTTCAGCCAAGAGATTACCTTAGCTCATTCCTTCTCTACTTCATGATAGCTGCAGGTGTTGTCGCAGTAATCGGCGCAGTAATTACAGGTAATGGTAATTTCTCAGTTCCTGCATTTGGCGATGCCGCCCTTAAAGGAACAGGCGTATTTACTACAGGTACCATGTTCCCTGCACTTTTTGTTACAATCGCCTGCGGTGCTATTTCAGGATTCCATTCACTTGTTTCTTCAGGAACAACAGCCAAGCAGCTTGATAATGAAAAAGATGCAAGGCCTGTAGCTTTCGGTTCTATGCTTATTGAATGTGTTGTAGCAGTTATCTCTCTTTGCGCAATAGGTTTTGTATGGGTATCTGCATCAGATGGTACATATGCATCTCCTACACAGGTATTTGCAGGCGGTCTTTCAGCTATGATCGGATCTTTTGCAGGTGAGGGCGCACAGAATGTTATGTATCAGATGCTCATCCTTGCAGTTTCTGTATTCTGCCTTACATCACTTGATACAGCAACAAGACTTGCAAGATATATGCTTCAGGAATTCGTACTTGAAAACGGACAGAGCTACAAGGATGCCAAGGGTGTAGGTCGTATCGTTGGTAATCCTATCGTTGCAACAGCTATCACAGTAGTACTTGGCGTAGCACTTGGTCTTACAGGATATACCAAGATCTGGCCACTTTTTGGAGCAGCTAACCAGCTTCTTGCAGCACTTGGACTTATCGCAGTATGCACATGGCTTGGACAGGTTGGCAAGAACAACAAGATGTTCTTTGTACCTATGGTATTCATGCTTGTTGTAACTATCGTATCTCTTGTTCAGACTATCATCGCTAAGATAAATGCATTTTCACAGACACAGGATGTTTGGACTATAATCCAGGCTACTATCGCAGTTCTTCTTGTAGTTCTTTCACTGGTACTTGCAAAGACAGCCTTCACAACGCTTATGGCTCAGAGAAAGAATAAAGCTAAAAAAGATAATGCAGCATGA
- a CDS encoding PP2C family protein-serine/threonine phosphatase has protein sequence MKTDMGDKKIRSVRLTNFVVKMIAFNAIILGGLILAVSYLFFYRQITEVYDDVARAITGEAATQLDTELIKRFVDECDSILSSVDDPLNAYNNDLDSYLKHYKAVPEEEDYIKMQKFLEDLRKGTEATEIDFVIMYPEREYGIYVMDARDVTAIPCGEMFEVSSKNFDKKTKLFKGFYSRSKYFGMLRTDGVLIYADKSAGVYAYLTADIPTSKINDRFISFIISSTLAAIILAIVVCLLIAYFIKKNMVKPIMHISDLAEKYAEGYEERSLKHEDNVKLVFGNIPCSRITEANDLLSSMQKMELEINSYIKNLDTVTREQERIRIELDTASAIQAAMLPDATDPFPGRDEFEIYASAKAAKEVGGDFYDFFLIDEDHLGLVIADVSGKGVPAALFMMACKIIIKNLAIAGLSPSKTLMKANEQICANNKEGMFVTVWFGILSIREKKIVASSAGHEYPFIKKGDRFDIFKDPHGIILGGMEGVKYKDYEIELEKGDTILVYTDGVVEATDKDKKMFGSKRLLESLNKEPNLDPKALIGHVIEDVNAFVGDEKQFDDLTMMCIRID, from the coding sequence ATGAAGACTGACATGGGTGATAAGAAGATAAGAAGTGTAAGACTTACGAATTTTGTTGTGAAGATGATAGCTTTTAACGCTATCATTCTGGGCGGGCTTATCCTTGCAGTTAGCTATTTGTTTTTTTATCGTCAGATCACAGAGGTATACGATGATGTGGCAAGAGCTATCACGGGAGAAGCGGCTACCCAGCTTGACACCGAGCTTATAAAGAGGTTTGTTGATGAATGCGACAGTATCTTAAGTAGCGTAGATGACCCGCTTAATGCTTACAACAATGACCTTGATTCATATCTTAAGCACTACAAGGCGGTTCCTGAAGAAGAAGACTACATCAAGATGCAGAAATTCCTGGAAGATTTAAGAAAAGGGACTGAAGCTACTGAGATTGACTTTGTTATAATGTATCCTGAAAGGGAATACGGAATTTATGTCATGGATGCCAGAGATGTGACGGCTATTCCTTGCGGTGAGATGTTTGAGGTCTCTTCCAAGAATTTTGACAAAAAGACCAAACTGTTTAAAGGCTTTTATTCCCGTTCGAAATATTTTGGTATGCTTCGAACAGATGGGGTGCTTATATATGCTGACAAGTCTGCCGGGGTGTACGCATATCTTACGGCAGATATTCCGACAAGTAAGATTAATGACAGGTTCATAAGCTTTATCATAAGTAGCACCCTTGCAGCCATTATTCTGGCTATAGTTGTATGTTTACTAATAGCATATTTTATCAAAAAAAATATGGTAAAGCCCATAATGCATATATCTGATCTTGCAGAAAAGTACGCAGAAGGCTATGAAGAAAGATCTCTAAAGCATGAAGATAATGTAAAGCTTGTGTTTGGGAATATACCATGTTCCAGGATTACAGAAGCCAATGATCTGCTATCGTCAATGCAGAAGATGGAGCTAGAAATAAACAGCTATATTAAAAATCTTGATACAGTAACAAGAGAGCAGGAAAGGATAAGGATAGAGCTGGATACTGCTTCTGCTATACAGGCAGCGATGCTTCCGGATGCTACAGATCCTTTCCCAGGCAGAGATGAATTCGAGATATATGCATCAGCCAAAGCGGCTAAGGAAGTTGGCGGTGATTTCTATGATTTCTTCCTTATAGATGAAGATCACTTGGGACTTGTGATCGCGGATGTATCAGGTAAGGGAGTCCCTGCAGCCCTATTCATGATGGCATGTAAGATAATAATCAAGAACCTTGCCATAGCGGGCCTTAGCCCTTCTAAGACCCTTATGAAGGCCAACGAACAGATATGTGCCAATAATAAAGAAGGAATGTTCGTAACAGTATGGTTTGGAATACTCTCGATTAGAGAAAAAAAGATAGTAGCTTCAAGCGCAGGTCATGAATACCCCTTCATTAAAAAAGGTGACAGATTCGATATATTCAAGGATCCGCATGGAATAATCCTGGGAGGAATGGAAGGCGTCAAGTATAAGGATTATGAGATAGAACTTGAAAAAGGCGATACGATCCTTGTATATACAGACGGAGTTGTGGAAGCAACTGATAAAGATAAGAAAATGTTTGGAAGCAAAAGACTTCTTGAATCATTGAACAAAGAGCCGAACCTAGATCCGAAAGCTCTGATCGGACATGTTATAGAAGATGTAAATGCCTTTGTCGGTGATGAAAAGCAATTTGATGATCTGACTATGATGTGTATAAGGATTGATTAG
- a CDS encoding metallopeptidase TldD-related protein: protein MKIEELKKVLNESGADNWKIIETVKHGWEFYYIKHELDQNRVTDVKTIEIIVYKNYDNDQYTGLAAATINPSETDEYIKKTVADLVAQSEYVKDRYFDLKVPKKANETISKELAPLADISKEFIRTMDSVNETETEDINSYEIFTSHITKRIITSKGIDVTQTYPSSMLEAVVNARTKEKDHEIELYRAFNLGTCDEKNIKDTLDKAMKYGKDRLCTTKTPALAQIPCLFTTSDSKEIYRYFISNLNTGNIYRKTSKWQKGTPISKDIKGDKVTVKAVKYLENSSTNFDYDAEGTPVRDMTLMKEDVPVSFWGSTKFGYYLDEKDTFMITNSEFSGGTKTEEEIRKGKYLEIVEFSDFQVHPMTGDIFGEIRLGYLHEDVDGTDKVTAVSGGSVSGNMSDFIKNMSMTKEQVQYDNYKLPKITRLENVTVSGAGE from the coding sequence ATGAAGATAGAAGAACTTAAGAAAGTACTTAACGAAAGCGGCGCAGATAACTGGAAGATAATAGAGACTGTTAAGCATGGCTGGGAATTTTATTATATAAAGCATGAGCTTGACCAAAATAGAGTAACAGATGTAAAGACTATTGAGATCATTGTTTACAAGAATTATGACAATGATCAGTACACAGGTCTTGCGGCTGCTACTATAAATCCAAGCGAGACAGATGAGTATATCAAAAAAACAGTTGCTGATCTTGTAGCTCAGTCAGAATATGTTAAAGACAGATATTTCGATCTTAAAGTGCCCAAGAAGGCTAATGAGACTATTTCAAAAGAACTTGCACCTCTTGCAGATATATCGAAGGAGTTCATAAGAACGATGGATTCTGTGAATGAAACAGAAACAGAGGATATTAACAGCTATGAGATATTCACTTCTCATATCACAAAGAGGATCATTACAAGTAAGGGAATAGATGTAACTCAGACGTATCCTTCTTCAATGCTTGAAGCAGTAGTTAATGCAAGAACCAAGGAAAAAGATCATGAAATCGAGCTTTACAGAGCTTTCAATCTTGGAACATGTGACGAAAAGAATATAAAAGATACTCTTGATAAAGCTATGAAATATGGAAAAGACAGGCTATGTACAACTAAGACACCTGCCCTTGCTCAGATTCCATGTCTTTTTACAACAAGTGATTCAAAAGAGATATACAGATACTTTATAAGTAACCTTAACACGGGAAACATCTATAGGAAGACTAGTAAGTGGCAAAAAGGTACACCTATATCTAAGGATATCAAGGGAGACAAGGTTACAGTAAAGGCTGTCAAATACCTTGAGAATTCATCGACTAATTTCGACTATGACGCTGAAGGAACTCCCGTAAGAGATATGACACTTATGAAAGAGGATGTTCCTGTATCATTCTGGGGATCAACCAAATTTGGTTATTATCTGGATGAGAAGGATACATTCATGATCACCAACAGCGAATTTTCAGGTGGCACTAAGACTGAAGAAGAGATAAGAAAAGGTAAGTATCTTGAGATTGTAGAGTTTTCTGATTTTCAGGTACATCCTATGACTGGTGATATCTTTGGTGAGATCCGTCTTGGATATCTGCATGAGGATGTAGATGGCACAGATAAGGTAACTGCTGTGTCAGGCGGATCAGTATCAGGTAATATGTCTGATTTTATAAAGAATATGTCGATGACCAAAGAACAGGTTCAGTATGACAACTACAAGCTTCCTAAGATCACAAGACTTGAAAATGTAACAGTATCCGGCGCCGGAGAATAA
- a CDS encoding TldD/PmbA family protein: protein MKTPFSTYLESIAPVVKEVIALLRKDYDYVSALCTDSKGLEVTITQHTKHVSNETMMTERGVVFRVYKDGQYSEYALNTDDMKDAAYIAELVKKEIGEQLDLLKSVNAKTYSTPILDDEPITFMGQKDVEILPEEADVEDIATRLKAISDKGMSLGEHLIECYALWKSTHVCKMFLSENRDLRQAYVYSEGAIMPIASRDGKNKQEYASHSGMGGCELLSGLEDKLEVTVRNVEELLDATAIVPGEYEIITCPEVTGLIAHEAFGHGVEMDMFVKNRALGKEYIDKRVGSDQVTMHEGALCADDVASYFFDDEGTMAGDVIEIDHGILKTGICDALSALRLGIKPTGNGKRENFAHKAYTRMTNTVFDSGEYTMEEMIASVKKGYLLEGMESGMEDPKHWGIQCIISKGREIIDGKLTGKVVAPIIMTGYVPDLLGNITMCSKDRQTFGAGGCGKGYKEWVKVSDGGPYLKTKGILG from the coding sequence ATGAAAACACCATTTTCAACCTACCTTGAGTCGATAGCTCCTGTCGTAAAGGAAGTTATAGCGCTTCTTCGAAAGGACTATGACTATGTCAGTGCGCTGTGCACAGACTCTAAAGGACTTGAGGTTACAATAACGCAGCATACCAAGCATGTTTCTAATGAAACAATGATGACGGAAAGAGGAGTTGTATTCAGAGTATACAAAGATGGACAGTACAGTGAATACGCTCTTAACACAGATGATATGAAAGATGCTGCTTATATAGCAGAACTTGTAAAAAAGGAAATAGGCGAGCAGCTCGATCTTTTAAAGAGTGTTAATGCAAAGACCTATAGTACTCCTATACTTGACGATGAACCTATTACCTTCATGGGACAAAAAGATGTAGAGATACTTCCGGAAGAAGCTGATGTAGAAGATATTGCTACAAGACTTAAAGCTATATCTGATAAGGGTATGTCACTTGGTGAGCACCTTATCGAATGTTATGCATTATGGAAAAGTACTCATGTATGTAAGATGTTCCTGTCTGAAAACAGAGATCTGCGTCAGGCTTACGTATACAGTGAAGGCGCTATTATGCCTATCGCATCACGTGATGGCAAGAACAAGCAGGAATATGCATCTCATTCAGGAATGGGTGGATGCGAGCTTCTGTCTGGACTTGAAGACAAGCTTGAAGTTACAGTAAGGAATGTGGAAGAGCTTCTGGATGCTACAGCTATAGTACCCGGTGAATATGAGATCATCACATGCCCTGAAGTTACAGGTCTTATTGCGCATGAAGCATTCGGTCATGGCGTAGAGATGGATATGTTTGTAAAAAACAGAGCTCTTGGCAAAGAATATATTGATAAGCGCGTAGGCTCTGATCAGGTTACTATGCATGAAGGGGCTTTATGCGCAGATGACGTGGCAAGTTATTTCTTTGATGATGAAGGAACTATGGCAGGTGATGTAATAGAGATCGATCATGGTATCTTAAAAACAGGTATCTGTGATGCTCTTAGTGCACTTCGTCTTGGCATTAAACCTACAGGTAATGGTAAGCGTGAGAATTTTGCTCACAAGGCATATACACGTATGACCAATACAGTATTTGATTCAGGTGAATATACCATGGAAGAGATGATAGCTTCTGTGAAGAAAGGATATCTTCTTGAGGGAATGGAAAGTGGTATGGAAGATCCTAAGCATTGGGGAATCCAGTGTATCATTTCCAAAGGTCGTGAGATCATAGATGGTAAGCTTACCGGTAAGGTTGTTGCCCCTATCATTATGACAGGTTATGTTCCTGATCTACTTGGTAATATCACTATGTGTTCCAAAGACAGGCAGACATTTGGTGCCGGAGGATGCGGCAAAGGCTACAAAGAGTGGGTAAAGGTTTCAGATGGCGGCCCATATCTTAAGACGAAAGGAATACTGGGATGA
- a CDS encoding HU family DNA-binding protein has translation MEENKMNKSELVDAIAKETGLSKKDSDAAVKAFVDTVTKALKKKDKVQLVGFGTFETVKRAARNGKNPQTGATIKIPASVAPKFKAGKALKDAVNKK, from the coding sequence GTGGAGGAAAACAAAATGAACAAGAGTGAATTAGTTGATGCAATTGCAAAGGAAACTGGTCTTTCTAAGAAGGACTCCGACGCAGCAGTAAAGGCTTTCGTTGACACAGTAACAAAGGCTCTGAAGAAGAAGGACAAGGTTCAGCTTGTTGGCTTCGGAACATTTGAGACAGTTAAGAGAGCAGCTAGAAACGGTAAGAATCCTCAGACTGGCGCTACAATCAAGATTCCTGCTTCTGTAGCTCCTAAGTTCAAGGCTGGTAAGGCTCTTAAGGATGCCGTTAACAAGAAATAA
- a CDS encoding bifunctional (p)ppGpp synthetase/guanosine-3',5'-bis(diphosphate) 3'-pyrophosphohydrolase → MEVKDKIFSENNMYKRLKKAAKTEHLENLDMALEYSIKKHRGEMRKANKFNKKAQIPYIIHPLMMACQAHALGIKDDKVLAVTMLHDICEDCNVDPSELPFPQEIRDCVDTLTKRKGQSKEEYFAGIAKDSTAAIVKALDRVNNVSTMSSSFSRQKVIEYIEETEEYVYPLLDVIKYEYHDYNDAVFILKYHLKSLIESIKCFILQDELEDD, encoded by the coding sequence ATGGAAGTTAAAGATAAGATTTTTTCTGAAAACAATATGTATAAGCGTCTTAAAAAGGCGGCCAAAACAGAGCATCTTGAAAATCTGGATATGGCTCTTGAATATTCTATAAAGAAGCACCGCGGGGAAATGAGAAAGGCGAATAAGTTCAATAAAAAGGCGCAGATTCCTTATATCATCCATCCTCTGATGATGGCTTGTCAGGCTCATGCTCTTGGAATAAAAGATGATAAAGTGCTGGCCGTAACAATGCTTCATGATATATGTGAAGATTGTAATGTAGATCCGTCGGAGCTTCCATTTCCTCAGGAAATAAGAGATTGTGTTGATACGCTCACAAAGCGTAAAGGTCAGTCTAAGGAAGAGTATTTTGCCGGAATAGCAAAAGATAGCACTGCAGCTATAGTTAAAGCCTTAGACAGGGTTAATAATGTGTCTACGATGTCCAGTTCTTTTTCAAGACAGAAGGTCATTGAATATATAGAAGAAACAGAAGAATACGTCTATCCGCTTCTTGATGTCATCAAATACGAGTATCATGATTATAATGATGCGGTATTTATCTTAAAGTATCATTTAAAATCCCTTATAGAATCCATAAAATGCTTTATACTCCAGGACGAACTGGAAGATGATTGA